TGTCCAAAAACTTAGAAACATCTCCACCGGCTTTTTCATAAGCCTTTTTCAGTAATTCAAATTCTCTTTTTTGATCAATTGTACTTATCATATTCTCACTTCCTCAGTGGTAGGAATGTTTGCATGTGAACAACTATCGCATTTGTTTTTATAATACTCTATGATCTTATCGGGCGAGCCTTGAGCGAGAATAGAGCCGTTGCACAGTAGGTAGGCTTCTTGCGATATCTTTGCGATTTCCTCTCTGTGTGTGATGACAATAACCGTTCCTTTGTTTTTTACAATGTATTCAATCACTTTCTCGATCATCGACAAAGACATTATGTCAATACCAGAATCAGGTTCGTCCAAGATTGCATAGCGTGGATTCAGAAGTAAAACAGAAGCGAGTTCAACTCTTTTTCTTTCCCCCCCACTCAGAAGTCCATCGACCATCCTGTGCTTGTAAAGTTCTGGTGATAATCCCACAAGATCAAGAGCAAAATCGATTTGATCATTCGAGATTTTCAATTTTCCACCGAGTGTCAAATACTGTTCCACAGTCAGCCCTTGAAATCTGACTGGTTCTTGCCACAATAGTGTCAAACCCTTTTTGGCTTTGTCTGTTATAGAAAGATTGGTTATATCTTCACCATCGAGTAAAATCTTACCTGTTGATGGTTTATAATCATTTATTCCCATTATGAGATATGCAAGAGACGATTTCCCCGCACCATTAGTCCCAAGAATGGTGTATACCTTACCCTTTTGGAAAACTATATTTACGTTTTTCAAGATATACCTGTTGTTTCTGATAAAACTTATATTCTCTAAAATAAGCAACCGCACCATCTCCTCAATTTAAATTGTACATGGTGCGGTTTACATTTATATTAGACTTTTTAAGTCTAAATTGTTTCAAAGGTCAATCTAAGATGATAAATGGACCTTCCTGTTTGAAATCACCTCTGAACTTTTCTTCATTTAATGATAAATGAGAATCCAAGTCATAATACGTGAACGCACCTGTACCGGCAGCCAAATGGATACTCTGTCTGATCCCAAGGCTGCTCTCACCCATACAACCAATCATCAATTTTATATTTGCCGCTTGGGCTATTTGTATGATCGCCAGGGCATCGCTCAGCCCTGATTTCATGAGTTTGATATTTATTACATCTACTGCCTCTTCTTTTATAACATTCAATGCGTCGTATTTTGTGAAAACACTTTCATCGGCTGCCACTGGATACGGACTGTTCCATCTGACAAATTTCAGCCCATCGATATCGTACCTGAAAACAGGTTGCTCGAAGACATCGACGTTAACAGATTCATGATAGAGCGCTTGAATAAACTCCACGGCTTCCTTTGGTGAAAATCCTTGATTGGCGTCGACTACAAAACTCGCGTCTGGTGCGATTTCTTTGGATCTAACAACTCTCTCTATATCTGTTTTGACGTCTCTACCAACCTTTATTTTTATCTTTTTGAAGCCTTCTTTGTAAATTCTTTCAACCTTAGCTAATGTGGTCTTCAGATCTTCTATACCAACTGTTTTGTCGGTCTCAAGTCTATCCTTAGCACCACCGAAGAATTGATATGGTTTTATCCTGTATCTTTTGCAAAATGCATCTATTATGGCAAATTCAACCGCTGCTTTGATCGCTGGTGTCGCTCTTAGATTTTGAAGTGAATTGAACAGGATATGATATTTTTCAACATCTTTTCCCACTAAGATATCCTTTACCGTGGATTCCATTTTTTCAAGCATCTGAG
The DNA window shown above is from Thermotoga profunda AZM34c06 and carries:
- a CDS encoding ATP-binding cassette domain-containing protein, with the translated sequence MLILENISFIRNNRYILKNVNIVFQKGKVYTILGTNGAGKSSLAYLIMGINDYKPSTGKILLDGEDITNLSITDKAKKGLTLLWQEPVRFQGLTVEQYLTLGGKLKISNDQIDFALDLVGLSPELYKHRMVDGLLSGGERKRVELASVLLLNPRYAILDEPDSGIDIMSLSMIEKVIEYIVKNKGTVIVITHREEIAKISQEAYLLCNGSILAQGSPDKIIEYYKNKCDSCSHANIPTTEEVRI
- a CDS encoding L-Ala-D/L-Glu epimerase, producing MKIKSISFKRVFYQYFEPFTISLGTHEEQENVEVCVRLEDGTEGWGEASALFVISGETPQMLEKMESTVKDILVGKDVEKYHILFNSLQNLRATPAIKAAVEFAIIDAFCKRYRIKPYQFFGGAKDRLETDKTVGIEDLKTTLAKVERIYKEGFKKIKIKVGRDVKTDIERVVRSKEIAPDASFVVDANQGFSPKEAVEFIQALYHESVNVDVFEQPVFRYDIDGLKFVRWNSPYPVAADESVFTKYDALNVIKEEAVDVINIKLMKSGLSDALAIIQIAQAANIKLMIGCMGESSLGIRQSIHLAAGTGAFTYYDLDSHLSLNEEKFRGDFKQEGPFIILD